In Streptomyces hawaiiensis, one genomic interval encodes:
- a CDS encoding phosphoketolase, with translation MWGDLARRTNRLVPDASVAAVADALDYLCLAQLYLRDNPRLARPLTPADVKTRPAGHWGVCPPANRMLAALGPLQATVPDGYELHVLHGAGHAGPSALAHAYLTGRLGHAHPGLRQDEAGLHALVAGFPRADIGGEITPMIPGHLHTGGQLGPALAIGQGTVLDAPHRLTVVLIGDGECETGTTAASWLATRALHGTGDHGTVLPVVLLNGLRMGGKSLLSTLSRAELTAYFTGLGHRPVYSDGHDVGQLRQAVAEALGAAAPLGIPGPSSVMVLTLDKGHGAPAHLAGTPAVHKTPLRDPAGVPAEFDALADWLASYQPNQLLTSSGRPQPHLLPALPSSRPEPDGLPAPRGCVAASAQVADRAVGRPFTQVVPEVLRARAEQGPFRVFSPDELPSNRLDLTDDDGRPVPWAVEVLSEELCHAWAQGYTETGRHALVATYEAFAPITLSLIQQQLKHRSVRRHAGLAPLPSLVYLLTSLGWHNTLTHQNPSLTSALLAGGDPTLHVLTPADPARTAAALTFALRKLGRCTIVIAGKHTTVHHSLETLDEELRHGIAIWPHLTHPGPGEPDLILTSAGDLPAEALTTLARRLRAERPDLRLRYVHVHDLTALAEDGTRPLALAPDAFARHFGTRAPIVLATSGHPADIHALLGRRHPGPRLTVLGYRDPGRPVSQAHLRQLCGLDDPGLWQLAITLTNTPKEIPA, from the coding sequence ATGTGGGGTGACCTCGCCCGTCGGACGAACCGCCTGGTGCCCGACGCGTCGGTGGCCGCCGTCGCCGACGCGCTCGACTACCTCTGTCTCGCCCAGCTCTATCTGCGCGACAACCCGCGCCTGGCCCGGCCCCTGACCCCGGCCGACGTCAAGACGCGACCGGCCGGCCACTGGGGAGTGTGCCCGCCCGCCAACCGGATGCTCGCCGCCCTGGGCCCGCTCCAGGCGACCGTCCCCGACGGCTACGAGCTGCACGTCCTGCACGGCGCCGGGCACGCCGGCCCCTCCGCCCTCGCCCACGCCTACCTCACCGGCCGACTCGGCCACGCCCACCCAGGCTTGCGCCAGGACGAGGCCGGACTGCACGCACTCGTCGCCGGCTTCCCCCGGGCCGACATCGGCGGGGAGATCACCCCGATGATCCCCGGCCACCTGCACACCGGAGGCCAGCTCGGCCCCGCCCTCGCGATCGGGCAAGGCACCGTGCTCGACGCGCCCCACCGGCTGACCGTGGTCCTGATCGGCGACGGCGAGTGCGAGACCGGGACGACCGCCGCCTCCTGGCTCGCCACCCGCGCGCTGCACGGTACGGGCGACCACGGCACCGTTCTCCCCGTAGTCCTGCTCAACGGGCTGCGCATGGGCGGCAAGAGCCTGCTGTCCACCCTGAGCCGCGCCGAACTCACCGCCTATTTCACCGGACTTGGCCACCGGCCCGTCTACAGCGACGGGCACGACGTCGGCCAGCTCCGCCAGGCGGTGGCCGAAGCGCTCGGCGCCGCCGCGCCCTTGGGCATTCCGGGACCGTCGAGCGTCATGGTCCTCACCCTGGACAAGGGCCACGGCGCCCCCGCACACCTCGCCGGCACCCCGGCGGTCCACAAGACGCCGCTGCGCGACCCGGCCGGTGTGCCCGCCGAGTTCGACGCGCTTGCCGACTGGCTGGCCTCCTACCAGCCCAACCAGCTCCTCACCTCCAGCGGCCGGCCCCAGCCGCACCTGCTGCCCGCGCTCCCTTCATCCCGGCCCGAGCCCGACGGCCTCCCGGCGCCGCGCGGCTGCGTCGCCGCCTCCGCCCAGGTCGCCGACCGCGCCGTCGGCCGCCCGTTCACGCAGGTGGTCCCGGAGGTTCTGCGGGCCCGCGCCGAGCAGGGCCCGTTCCGCGTGTTCAGCCCCGACGAGCTGCCCTCCAACCGCCTCGACCTCACCGACGATGACGGGCGCCCGGTGCCGTGGGCGGTGGAAGTGCTCAGCGAGGAGCTGTGCCACGCCTGGGCCCAGGGCTACACGGAGACCGGCCGGCACGCCCTCGTCGCCACCTACGAGGCGTTCGCGCCGATCACCCTCAGCCTCATCCAGCAGCAGCTCAAGCACCGGTCCGTGCGTCGGCACGCCGGGCTCGCCCCACTGCCCAGCCTTGTCTACCTCCTGACCAGCCTGGGCTGGCACAACACCCTCACCCACCAAAACCCCAGCCTCACCTCGGCACTTCTGGCCGGCGGCGACCCCACGCTCCACGTCCTCACCCCCGCCGACCCCGCGCGCACCGCCGCCGCACTCACCTTCGCCCTGCGCAAACTCGGCCGGTGCACGATCGTCATCGCCGGCAAGCACACGACCGTCCACCACTCGCTGGAGACCCTCGACGAGGAACTGCGGCACGGCATCGCGATCTGGCCCCACCTGACCCACCCCGGCCCCGGCGAGCCCGACCTGATCCTCACCTCCGCCGGCGACCTGCCCGCCGAGGCCCTGACCACCCTCGCCCGGCGGCTGCGCGCCGAACGCCCGGACCTGCGCCTGCGGTACGTCCACGTCCACGACCTCACGGCCCTCGCCGAGGACGGCACCCGCCCCCTCGCCCTCGCCCCGGACGCGTTCGCCCGCCACTTCGGCACCCGGGCGCCGATCGTCCTGGCCACCAGCGGGCACCCTGCCGACATCCACGCCCTCCTCGGACGCCGCCACCCCGGGCCCCGGCTCACCGTCCTCGGCTACCGCGACCCCGGCCGCCCCGTCTCCCAGGCCCACCTCCGCCAGCTCTGCGGCCTCGACGACCCCGGCCTGTGGCAGCTCGCCATCACCCTCACCAACACCCCGAAGGAAATACCGGCATGA
- a CDS encoding L-threonylcarbamoyladenylate synthase, with protein sequence MDVLTPAQLPDAARLLAAGQMVAVPTPRWYMLCARAADPAATNAVFRAKQRPTAKPLLLVLDSPATAEILFDLSADARLLTCGLWPADLALRLPWKPAVEPVAAVGSPALVGCPDGILGQLVALAGEPLAAAVCSISTPAAGEKDHPALTAGQVAVFERTMRAGIAAVVDGGICPHGRHMTIVDCPAGAAARLEREGAVHARAVEAALAPTGGPHVG encoded by the coding sequence GTGGACGTCCTCACCCCCGCCCAGCTCCCCGACGCGGCCCGGCTCCTGGCCGCCGGACAGATGGTCGCCGTGCCCACCCCCCGCTGGTACATGCTGTGTGCCCGTGCCGCCGACCCCGCCGCCACGAACGCGGTCTTCCGCGCCAAGCAGCGTCCCACCGCCAAGCCGCTGTTGCTCGTGCTCGATTCCCCGGCCACGGCCGAGATCCTGTTCGACCTGAGCGCCGACGCCCGGCTGCTGACATGCGGCCTGTGGCCGGCGGACCTCGCGCTGCGTCTTCCGTGGAAGCCCGCGGTGGAGCCTGTCGCGGCGGTCGGCTCCCCGGCACTCGTCGGATGCCCCGACGGAATACTGGGCCAACTGGTCGCCCTGGCCGGCGAACCGCTGGCCGCCGCCGTGTGCAGCATCTCCACCCCCGCCGCCGGCGAGAAGGACCACCCGGCGCTCACCGCCGGCCAGGTCGCCGTCTTCGAGCGGACCATGAGGGCCGGGATCGCCGCGGTCGTCGACGGCGGGATCTGCCCGCACGGCCGGCACATGACCATCGTCGACTGCCCCGCGGGCGCCGCAGCGCGCCTGGAGCGGGAGGGCGCCGTCCACGCCCGCGCCGTCGAAGCCGCTCTCGCCCCGACAGGAGGACCGCATGTGGGGTGA
- a CDS encoding phytanoyl-CoA dioxygenase family protein, translating to MPSPVTWSDDERRRFVDDGVVIRRGLVHGAVLSKARALVGGWLAEAYDPARLTAYTERSFAPELEEHPDILTLYRRSGLAELAGDLLRPARPAPVTRAQIQIRLPHGAQQPVKRMHVDGVSCPHLEPRDLRTFTFIAGVVLDGSSTADAGAMHYVPGGHYRMADYFATDWVLGQPAQTPDDIDAQDGTALTAEPGDVVVMHHLVPHRVGINASSTPRVMAYFRVSHAQHPDLARRALSDPWLEYPALAALARPGTV from the coding sequence ATGCCCAGTCCTGTGACGTGGAGCGACGACGAGCGGCGCCGGTTCGTCGACGACGGCGTCGTCATACGCCGTGGCCTGGTCCACGGCGCCGTCCTGTCCAAGGCGCGCGCCCTCGTCGGCGGCTGGCTGGCCGAGGCGTACGACCCCGCGCGGCTCACCGCTTACACCGAACGCAGCTTCGCCCCCGAGCTGGAGGAGCACCCCGACATCCTCACCCTGTACCGGCGAAGCGGCCTGGCGGAGTTGGCCGGAGACCTGCTGCGGCCCGCGAGGCCCGCCCCGGTCACCCGGGCGCAGATCCAGATCCGGCTTCCGCACGGCGCGCAGCAGCCCGTGAAGCGGATGCACGTCGACGGTGTCTCCTGCCCCCACCTGGAACCGCGCGACCTACGCACGTTCACCTTCATCGCCGGCGTCGTCCTGGACGGCAGCTCCACCGCAGACGCCGGCGCTATGCACTACGTGCCCGGCGGGCACTACCGGATGGCCGACTACTTCGCCACGGACTGGGTCCTGGGGCAGCCGGCCCAGACTCCCGACGACATCGACGCCCAGGACGGCACCGCTCTCACCGCCGAGCCCGGCGACGTGGTCGTGATGCACCACTTAGTCCCGCACCGGGTCGGCATCAACGCGAGCAGCACCCCGAGGGTGATGGCGTACTTCCGCGTCAGCCACGCCCAGCACCCCGACCTCGCCCGGCGCGCTCTGTCGGACCCGTGGCTGGAGTACCCGGCGCTCGCCGCCCTCGCCCGTCCCGGCACCGTGTGA
- a CDS encoding class I SAM-dependent methyltransferase, whose translation MSQFDTTAPYYAAYRPGIPTEAVKLLAQRVAGKEHRALLDLGSGTGQVPLALAGAMTEIDVVEQDAGMLAEADKALAGLPLTVRLHNAPAEAFTPLASYRADLVTVCRAFHWMDQDVVLSRLEDMTAPDATVAVMGDGSLWTARSAWTDALRALIQEYLGKERRAGVGKKYAAHNRPYREILAESAFGQVEEHTIAVEREWSTETVIGYLYSTSFAARPLFGERVDDFERRARALLDEHAAAGGGLIEPASFQIVLGRRG comes from the coding sequence GTGAGCCAGTTCGACACCACCGCCCCGTACTACGCCGCCTACCGGCCCGGGATCCCGACGGAAGCCGTCAAGCTGCTCGCTCAGCGGGTGGCCGGCAAGGAGCACCGGGCCCTGCTCGACCTCGGGTCCGGCACCGGGCAAGTCCCCCTGGCCCTGGCCGGGGCGATGACGGAGATCGACGTCGTCGAGCAGGACGCGGGCATGCTCGCCGAGGCCGACAAGGCGCTCGCCGGGCTGCCGCTCACTGTCCGCCTGCACAACGCTCCGGCCGAGGCGTTCACCCCACTCGCCTCTTACCGGGCCGACCTTGTCACGGTCTGCCGCGCCTTCCACTGGATGGACCAGGACGTGGTGCTTTCGCGTCTGGAGGACATGACCGCGCCTGACGCGACCGTCGCGGTCATGGGCGACGGCAGCCTGTGGACCGCGCGCTCCGCCTGGACCGACGCCCTGCGCGCCCTGATTCAGGAGTACCTGGGCAAGGAGCGGCGGGCCGGAGTGGGCAAGAAGTACGCGGCGCACAACCGGCCGTACCGCGAGATCCTCGCCGAGTCCGCGTTCGGCCAGGTCGAGGAGCACACCATCGCCGTCGAGCGGGAGTGGAGCACCGAGACGGTGATCGGCTACCTGTACTCGACCTCCTTCGCCGCCCGGCCGCTGTTCGGCGAGCGGGTCGACGACTTCGAGCGCCGCGCCCGGGCTCTGCTCGACGAGCACGCCGCCGCCGGCGGCGGCCTGATCGAGCCTGCCTCCTTCCAGATCGTCCTCGGCCGGCGCGGCTGA
- a CDS encoding HAD family hydrolase — protein MSTGAPVRLVSLDVGYTLGEPSGTTLTQRLVKLSPLPARQAKKVAQQILHALDPRSDATAPQTVCAALRIAPSAFPQDHCPPDFALWPGAVEAVARIARVVPVVTLSNVSHWDEQETDVAALLAPHLRAHHPSWQLGFAKPDPRAVETVARLHGRDPAEVLHVGDSLDYDVRGALAAGAHALWITSRPPSSEALRLLAEYPGRVTVVPDLTRAVEHIEQTVLPSFRQPR, from the coding sequence GTGAGCACGGGGGCCCCGGTGCGGCTGGTGAGCCTCGACGTCGGATACACCCTGGGCGAGCCGTCCGGGACGACGCTGACGCAGCGCCTCGTGAAGCTGTCCCCGCTCCCGGCCCGGCAGGCGAAGAAGGTCGCTCAGCAGATCCTGCACGCCCTGGACCCGCGCAGCGATGCGACAGCGCCGCAGACGGTGTGTGCCGCTCTGAGGATCGCACCGTCCGCCTTCCCCCAGGACCACTGTCCGCCCGACTTCGCCCTGTGGCCCGGCGCGGTGGAGGCGGTGGCACGGATCGCCCGGGTCGTGCCGGTGGTCACCCTGTCGAACGTGAGCCACTGGGACGAGCAGGAGACCGACGTCGCAGCCCTCCTCGCCCCCCACCTCCGGGCCCATCACCCGTCGTGGCAACTCGGGTTCGCCAAGCCGGACCCGCGCGCCGTGGAGACTGTCGCTCGACTGCACGGCCGCGACCCCGCGGAGGTGCTGCACGTCGGCGACAGCCTCGACTACGACGTACGCGGGGCCCTCGCCGCCGGAGCCCACGCCCTGTGGATCACCTCGCGCCCGCCGTCGTCCGAGGCACTCCGGCTGCTGGCCGAGTACCCCGGCCGGGTCACGGTCGTACCGGACCTCACCCGTGCGGTCGAGCACATCGAGCAGACCGTCCTTCCGTCCTTCCGTCAACCCAGATGA
- a CDS encoding enolase C-terminal domain-like protein produces the protein MDPADAVIDRVRVERLDESGTGPWKAGDSRFAIVVEAGGVTGVFAPVDELPAALVATRLGQSALRHPVADHTGLLHRLLAGLGPHAAGLGRWAVGALDCAVWDLHGRLADLPVAALLSDRPEPRVPVYASWLSLDLASTSAPESVKSTADGGFAFTKWALRGAEAAEMALLAERAAKWAGDSVAVDALGAWGHLRTMEVAPLLTPETVRWVEDPLPRTDQAAYRQLRRQTEGLRVAFGERLSHAEDARALLEHCRPEAFTFDAVWCGGITEAQGWLGAAHDAKVPVHLHGRAFLPAVHLAAAFPHVSGAVEYQVVWEPRRQRALCGTLRPDGGHVALPDRPGLGMEVRR, from the coding sequence ATGGACCCCGCTGACGCGGTCATCGACCGGGTGCGGGTCGAGCGCCTCGACGAGAGCGGGACGGGCCCGTGGAAGGCTGGCGACAGCCGGTTCGCGATCGTGGTCGAGGCCGGCGGAGTGACCGGGGTATTCGCCCCGGTCGACGAGCTGCCCGCCGCGCTCGTCGCCACCCGGCTTGGGCAGAGCGCTCTGCGGCACCCCGTGGCCGACCACACGGGTCTGTTGCACAGGCTCTTGGCCGGCCTCGGCCCGCACGCGGCGGGGCTCGGCCGCTGGGCGGTCGGGGCGCTGGACTGCGCGGTGTGGGACCTGCACGGCCGACTCGCCGACCTGCCGGTCGCGGCCCTGCTCAGCGACCGGCCCGAACCGCGAGTGCCGGTCTACGCCTCCTGGCTCTCCCTGGACCTGGCCTCCACGTCGGCCCCCGAGTCCGTCAAGTCCACCGCCGACGGGGGCTTCGCCTTCACCAAGTGGGCCCTGCGCGGCGCTGAAGCCGCCGAGATGGCGCTGCTGGCCGAACGGGCGGCGAAGTGGGCGGGGGACAGTGTGGCGGTGGACGCCCTGGGCGCATGGGGGCACCTGCGGACCATGGAGGTCGCACCGCTCCTCACTCCGGAGACGGTGCGCTGGGTGGAGGACCCGCTCCCGCGAACCGACCAGGCCGCGTACCGACAGCTGCGCCGACAGACGGAGGGGCTGAGGGTCGCATTCGGCGAGCGACTGTCCCATGCGGAGGACGCCAGGGCCCTGCTGGAGCACTGCCGGCCGGAGGCGTTCACGTTCGACGCGGTGTGGTGCGGCGGGATCACCGAGGCGCAGGGCTGGCTCGGCGCCGCACACGACGCGAAGGTGCCCGTCCACCTGCACGGCCGGGCGTTCCTGCCCGCCGTGCACCTAGCCGCCGCGTTTCCGCACGTGTCGGGCGCGGTGGAGTACCAGGTGGTGTGGGAGCCGCGCCGCCAGCGGGCACTGTGCGGCACACTCCGGCCGGACGGCGGCCACGTCGCTCTCCCGGACCGGCCCGGTCTCGGGATGGAGGTGCGCCGGTAA
- a CDS encoding NUDIX domain-containing protein: MPDDTQQAIPAVPSPATGGEPQEHHMHLLGRYYRQVEAGRKTIEVRVATPQKRAVAVGDTVVFHDRDTGRELDVIVKRITPYHSFEDLLSSEDTVRIDPDGPPGELLANLRSIYPPAKEALGVLALAFDHRPARPGRPMPMTPTQYAQTVPHHTVYGCLYIRDEHDRPVQLRSVYGSRLWQFPGGNLDARGEDPLQTARREAVEETGLQLGLETPKLLLTHFLHAGPRLPLNKVGLIFDGGQLTADQLGRIRLDPAEHDMWAVHDLATWQELMAPRAFARLGAIERARRGEGPTYLITHT; this comes from the coding sequence GTGCCTGACGACACCCAGCAGGCGATCCCAGCCGTCCCGAGTCCGGCGACCGGAGGTGAACCACAAGAGCACCACATGCACCTGCTCGGGCGGTACTACCGCCAAGTGGAAGCAGGCCGCAAGACGATCGAAGTGAGGGTGGCCACCCCGCAGAAGCGCGCCGTCGCAGTCGGTGACACGGTCGTCTTCCACGACCGGGACACCGGGCGGGAACTCGACGTCATCGTTAAGCGGATCACCCCGTACCACTCCTTCGAGGATCTGCTCAGCTCGGAGGACACCGTGCGCATCGACCCGGACGGGCCGCCCGGAGAGCTGCTCGCCAACCTCCGCAGCATCTACCCGCCGGCCAAGGAAGCCCTCGGCGTTCTCGCCCTCGCATTCGACCACCGCCCTGCCCGGCCCGGCCGCCCCATGCCGATGACGCCCACGCAGTACGCGCAGACCGTCCCCCACCACACGGTGTACGGCTGCCTGTACATCCGCGACGAACACGACCGGCCGGTCCAGCTCCGCTCGGTCTACGGCTCGAGACTCTGGCAGTTCCCGGGCGGCAACTTGGACGCCCGAGGCGAGGACCCGCTGCAGACAGCACGGCGAGAGGCGGTCGAGGAGACGGGCCTCCAACTCGGTCTGGAAACGCCGAAGCTGCTCCTGACGCACTTCCTGCACGCCGGGCCGCGCCTGCCGCTGAACAAGGTGGGGCTCATCTTCGACGGAGGCCAGCTGACCGCCGACCAGCTCGGCCGGATCCGACTCGATCCCGCAGAGCACGACATGTGGGCCGTCCACGACCTCGCGACCTGGCAGGAGCTGATGGCGCCGCGCGCCTTCGCCCGCCTCGGCGCCATCGAACGAGCCCGGCGCGGCGAGGGCCCCACCTACCTGATCACGCACACCTGA
- a CDS encoding M15 family metallopeptidase, with the protein MTGTPSGAHRRVPTATAAGREDTRLVVIRGNSATGKSSVAQGLRDHYGRGIAIVGQDVIRRNVLREHDTARGANIALLGRIAREALNAGFHVVLEGILYADRYSHMITSLVRDHRGVSCCYYLDVPLESTFVRHASKADAAYLAQVTDSHLASWYRELDLLPGGLETVIPADSTLQDTIARILRETDLASASPTPPPQCKPSQGDSMSSLVLMSDPQVAAVPVRECGEPLVDVRDHSFRVDPRKQDPLGAFAHVREGVLARLEHARSLLPAGTDLLFIEGYRPLALQQRYFTEYRDELASARPGWTAEQLYQAASRYVSPPEIAPHSAGAAVDVTLADQDGHELDLGTRVNASPEESDGACFTHAPNVSDRARHHRMLLLNAMENAGFTNYRTEFWHFSVADRYDALMRQEPHARYGPIELP; encoded by the coding sequence ATGACCGGCACACCGAGCGGCGCACACCGTCGTGTGCCCACTGCAACTGCGGCCGGCCGTGAGGACACCCGCCTGGTGGTGATCCGCGGCAACTCGGCGACAGGCAAGTCAAGCGTGGCCCAGGGCCTGCGAGATCACTACGGCCGTGGTATCGCGATCGTGGGCCAGGACGTGATCCGCCGGAACGTGCTCAGGGAACACGACACCGCGCGCGGCGCCAACATCGCCCTGCTGGGGAGGATCGCACGCGAAGCACTGAACGCCGGCTTTCACGTGGTGCTTGAGGGGATCCTGTACGCCGATCGCTATAGCCACATGATCACGTCTCTGGTACGGGACCACCGCGGCGTCTCCTGCTGCTACTACCTGGACGTGCCGCTGGAATCGACGTTTGTCCGACACGCGTCGAAGGCGGATGCCGCGTACCTGGCGCAAGTCACCGACAGCCACCTCGCCTCCTGGTACCGCGAGCTGGATCTGCTGCCCGGCGGTCTGGAGACCGTGATCCCGGCCGACAGCACGCTGCAGGACACCATCGCGCGAATCCTGCGCGAAACCGACCTGGCCTCTGCCTCCCCAACCCCGCCGCCGCAGTGCAAGCCGTCGCAGGGAGACTCGATGAGCAGTCTGGTGTTGATGTCCGATCCGCAGGTCGCCGCAGTCCCGGTGCGCGAGTGCGGGGAGCCGCTCGTCGACGTGCGTGACCACAGCTTCCGCGTCGATCCCCGCAAGCAAGATCCGCTGGGCGCGTTCGCCCACGTCCGCGAGGGCGTCCTAGCCCGGCTGGAGCACGCCCGCTCGCTCCTGCCCGCTGGCACCGACCTGCTGTTCATCGAGGGCTACCGGCCGCTGGCCCTACAGCAGCGCTACTTCACCGAGTACCGGGACGAGCTGGCCTCCGCTCGCCCCGGCTGGACAGCTGAGCAGCTGTACCAGGCTGCCAGCCGGTACGTATCACCACCGGAGATCGCGCCCCACTCCGCGGGCGCGGCCGTGGACGTAACCCTCGCCGACCAGGACGGTCACGAACTCGACCTCGGTACCCGCGTCAATGCCTCCCCCGAGGAGAGCGACGGTGCCTGCTTCACTCACGCCCCGAACGTCAGCGATCGTGCGCGCCACCACCGCATGCTGCTGCTCAACGCCATGGAGAACGCAGGTTTTACGAACTACCGAACCGAGTTCTGGCACTTCTCGGTAGCGGACCGGTACGACGCGTTGATGCGGCAGGAGCCGCACGCGCGCTACGGACCGATCGAACTGCCGTAG
- a CDS encoding NUDIX domain-containing protein, whose protein sequence is MPLSHDHIRTTVETYLARHPHERDQLGGLLDALERPTDIASRSTFTGHVTCGAIVVDQLGRVLHVLHLASGKVLAPGGHTEPADESLAAAALRELHEETGIPPQAVAPWPGYETVPFDIDTHDIDAHPGKGEPGHQHFDLRFLFRLHTAAEAPVVLQEEEVGGIEWRPVDRVTSPSLREKLLKLTPETEPERANASALIYNDRGEYLLHLRDYFPDQIWEPGMWSLLGGGREPQDATLEDTVRRELAEEASLDIADLTPFGTEYASDDAGASVPIAIYAGRWNGDPRDLRLTEGVMLAWFAPDDLHRLRIADTTSDLVRRHAASRPANASSTASQSGLSSHEEHRPAAPHGTVLNVIGVHLYLERPDGTVLLGLRHPDSAFAPSTWHVLAGHCEQESAITCLIREAREEAGLHIERQDVELVHVVHHIDKAGDRPRMGLFFRARAWSGEPELREPDKCTQWKFWDPAALPDNLVSYTRQAIAKIQNGDLYSETGWPA, encoded by the coding sequence ATGCCGTTGTCGCACGACCACATCCGCACGACCGTCGAGACCTACCTCGCTCGCCACCCTCACGAACGCGACCAGCTCGGCGGCCTCCTGGACGCCCTCGAACGTCCCACCGACATCGCCAGCCGCTCCACCTTCACCGGACACGTCACCTGCGGCGCGATCGTCGTCGACCAGCTCGGCCGCGTCCTGCACGTGCTGCACCTGGCGAGCGGAAAGGTCCTCGCCCCCGGCGGACACACCGAGCCCGCCGACGAGTCCCTGGCAGCAGCGGCGCTGCGGGAGCTGCACGAGGAGACCGGCATCCCGCCGCAGGCCGTGGCACCGTGGCCCGGCTACGAGACTGTGCCGTTCGACATCGACACCCACGACATCGACGCCCACCCGGGCAAAGGCGAACCCGGCCACCAGCACTTCGACCTCCGGTTCCTCTTCCGCCTGCACACCGCGGCCGAGGCGCCGGTGGTGCTGCAGGAAGAAGAGGTCGGCGGCATCGAGTGGCGGCCCGTGGACAGGGTGACCTCCCCCTCCCTGCGCGAGAAGCTGCTCAAGCTCACGCCGGAGACCGAACCGGAGAGGGCCAACGCCTCCGCCCTGATCTACAACGACCGCGGCGAGTACCTGCTCCACCTGCGCGACTACTTCCCCGACCAAATCTGGGAGCCGGGCATGTGGTCCCTGCTGGGCGGTGGCCGAGAGCCCCAGGACGCCACCCTGGAAGACACCGTGCGGCGCGAGCTGGCCGAGGAAGCCAGCCTCGACATCGCCGACCTGACACCGTTCGGCACTGAGTACGCCTCCGACGACGCCGGCGCGAGCGTGCCCATCGCCATCTACGCCGGCCGCTGGAACGGCGACCCCCGCGACCTCCGCCTGACGGAGGGGGTGATGCTGGCCTGGTTCGCCCCCGACGACCTCCACCGCCTGCGCATCGCAGACACCACCAGCGACCTCGTACGGCGCCACGCCGCCAGCCGCCCGGCCAACGCGTCCAGCACTGCGTCGCAGAGCGGGCTCTCATCGCACGAGGAGCACCGCCCAGCTGCGCCGCACGGCACAGTCCTCAACGTCATTGGCGTCCACCTCTACCTGGAGCGGCCCGACGGGACGGTGCTGCTCGGGCTGCGCCACCCCGACTCCGCGTTCGCGCCGTCCACCTGGCACGTCCTGGCCGGCCACTGCGAGCAGGAGAGCGCCATCACCTGCCTGATCAGGGAGGCACGGGAGGAAGCCGGCCTGCACATCGAGCGCCAGGACGTCGAACTCGTCCACGTCGTCCATCACATCGACAAGGCCGGGGACCGGCCCCGCATGGGCCTGTTCTTCCGCGCCCGCGCCTGGAGCGGCGAGCCGGAACTGCGCGAGCCGGACAAGTGCACCCAGTGGAAGTTCTGGGACCCCGCCGCGCTGCCCGACAACCTCGTTTCCTACACCCGCCAAGCCATCGCAAAGATCCAGAACGGGGATCTGTACAGCGAGACGGGATGGCCCGCATGA